A single genomic interval of Streptococcus oralis subsp. dentisani harbors:
- a CDS encoding aminotransferase class-IV, producing the protein MLADWLELTDALVDSLADTDAEAEALWLADTDAEVDSLELTDAEALWLADTDAEVD; encoded by the coding sequence GTGCTTGCTGATTGGCTTGAGCTTACTGATGCGCTAGTTGATTCACTTGCTGATACAGATGCTGAAGCTGAAGCGCTTTGGCTAGCTGATACAGATGCTGAAGTTGATTCACTTGAGCTTACAGACGCTGAAGCACTTTGGCTAGCTGATACAGATGCTGAAGTTGATTGA